Part of the Impatiens glandulifera chromosome 8, dImpGla2.1, whole genome shotgun sequence genome is shown below.
gttaaaaattaaaaataaaataattgaattgagGTATTTTCTTTCCGAGTTTTTCGGTTTGTCGTAGCTTATTTTCAAACTTGCGTGATTCTCGAAAATTCTAGacgtttttttaaatattttattattaaacttgCATGGATTGAcatcttttattatttgttaaaattaaagtgttttttttctggaaaaataattaaaagagttaatatcataatatacaaatcacattaaaaaataaactaattgtTAGTTTTCCATTACTTATTTTCACATTTGCATGGTCATCAATCACCACATGTTCTTTAATTGGAAACtcaatacaatttaaaaaaatattttgttattacatTTGCATGAATTGACCActtataagttaaatttaattaaaggaaTATGTTCTTAGTGTAAATTGATATGAAAACTAAGAGAATGAATATTATAATTGTGcaaattacattaaaaataaacttattgaaTTTACAACATATATGAGCACTTTTCCGTTTTTTTTTTGGACTGcaataatttgttttcacaCTTGCATGGGTCACCATCTTCTCCTTCATTCAAAATTGAAGatgtttctaaaaatattttgttgttacATTTATATGGATTAAATCTactatttattttgtttcacattttcttattattaccAACTATAAGTTGAATtgaattttgaacatttttaataaaaattgaactcggaactaaaagaaataattaaataatggtATAAATcacattaaaaacaaactaattgaattgataatttattACAAATCGGTGCACCTCTCCTGTTTTTTCGCATTACCTTAGCTTATTTTTGCACTTGCTTGGGTCACCGTTTGTTTTTTCATGGAAAATTGAAGacgtttttaaaaatattttattacactTGCATGCGTCACCATTTGTTTTTTCCTTGAAAATTGAAAGAcgtttcaaaaatattttgttgttacACTTGCATGGATTGCCATATGTTCCTTGCTTTGTTTTacgtttttaatttaaattgtgcTTTTTCTAAATGTTTTTAACAATTTGGAGTAATTGAGCCATACCTTAATCCTTCTAAATTTGTGATATTTCATTTAATCACTTTAAAGTGTAAattgtttgttatttttatttattagaatggGTGCTATTATTTCTAGATTTTAagtaaaacttaatttaaagtCGAATAATATAGTAAGatttttacaatataattaaatatgtaactAAACAACTTACCTGTgaacttaaaattaaattatattaataaagttaataattaatattaaaaataaaaatattagtgatAGTTTCATTAATTAACTAAACTTTATATGTTTAAATGGTCAAATTGGGGCTCTTCCTTAGATAAATTATAGtttcagattttattttttttaattatatttaatggtTTCAGTTCACTTATTAtatacgtgacatttataatacatttaattaagtttgaaatatattcgtatacatgattttatttaaatgattttttatacatttatttttgtttgaaattgctcattgtacatttatttttgtttgaaattgcttcttatacatttatttttatttatacaccctaaatatttaaaataattttaaatgttataaaattattaatttgtgttGAAAATATGCACTAATTCCACTTATACATGGtatactcattttattttgttttttaagtcATGTTAAGAGTAAAACTTTTATCTTTGTCTTAAGATGACtttcttcaatttcattctCAAACGACGATGCatatgttttgtttcatttccaGACAACATTGTTCCAAACTAAGGCGATGACGATATTGTTACTCATTTGTCTTCTCCATATTTAGATATTgattgtgtgtttgtgttgtacCTTCAAAATTatctctaaaaaataaaaaatattgatgttaaaatagatatatttgatagttatatagttaaaatataaataatatgatcgAGATTACGAAATATAAAGTAATACAAAAGCCATAATATATTTGAATCGACTGGCTAATGGCTAGACATAACTTACACCAAAATGACAATTATCCTCTTAGTGAGAATGGATgcaatttaatttgaaaatgaaatgagTTTATTAGTAAAATATGCTCTAATCATAATCTGAGAAATAATACATAGTTGGAACCTTAAGCAATGGATGGTTTGAAATTAGTTATAAAGAGTTCAAATTTCGATCATagaatacaaattatttatacttgTAATTATGTTCTTAACTTTGTAGAGTGTTTGAAAGAGTTtaactatttcaaacaaaaataaatgtacaataaacaatttcaaataaaattatgtatacaaaaatatttaaaatatagctAAATGTATAGAGAATATTATACTTATTACccaacaaataaattaaatattcatacgattaatttaattattgaattcaaCGAAGATATATTTTTGACTATCGATTCTCTGAAATTCGGTAGTCAAAATCATGAATTCGcaaaaattcaataattaaattaatgatattaattttttgtttatttattttgaattgctacgtaaataataaattaactacgTTTTAAACCTACGAAATATtgtttcttataattttaacaataaggAAGTTCCAATTACCTTCCATAAGATACCAAAATTGACCCCAAGTTACTTTCCATAAGATATCTTAAAGAAACCCCAAATTAtaaggtttaaaaaataaaaacaaaaacaaaaaaaaacagacATATTTATCGTTTCCAAGAATTTCCTTaacatattatttgaatatacaAACTCATAAAATCGATAATGAatacaaaatgataaaaaaaaaatactatcaTCTATTGAGCTTGCCTGTGGGCTTCATGATAATTTGGGCCTTTAATCGTATTTGCAGTCTTGGGCTTCAGTAAAACTTGAAGACCCATTTACATCCAGTTCAATTCAGTTCAGTTCATCACCGGCCAATTATAGTGATTAAGAAAAATCATTAGTCGGAAGAACAATTTGACCGGAAATCTATGGCGTCGGAATCGGAGCAGAAATCCGCCACAATCATCGACGGAAAAGCTATAGCTCAGACCATAAGAAATGAAATCGCATCGGAAGTCTCCATCCTCTCTCAGAAATACGGCAAAGtcactttcttctttcttctttcttctacTGTTCCATTTCAATGTTTAATCACATTTTCCCCTACTTAGATTCGTTTATAAGTAATTCTAAACATCATTTTCCGCTTTTGATCCAAATTCTAGTAGATTTCAATACTTAGGTTTTCGCCAAGATCTAACAGGTATTCTGCAAGTTGCAGTTTCAATTTCTACATAATTTACACGAATGAAGCATGCAATACTTTGGTTAGTTGTTTGAGATTGAATTTATGAACCGGAAAAAGCTAATTTGATACCATAGTTGCTGAATTTTTGTATTGGTTGAGATTTCTTAACGATTGGATTAAAGGTTGAATCGAATTTGAAGCTTATTAAtccaattttaaaatgattgatgATATTTCAGGTTCCAGGACTAGCTGTAGTCATTGTAGGAAACAGGAAAGACTCGCAGAGTTATGTGAGTATGAAGAGGAAAGCTTGTGCTGAAGTCGGGATCAAATCCTTTGACGTGGATCTTCCCGAGCAAGTGTCTGAATCGGAGTTGATTGCTCGAGTCCACGAACTAAATGCACAACAAGATATACATGGTTGTTCTTTAATCTGTGAATACTGATCTCGTGAATCATTTATTAATGGCTTTGTTATCAAACTAGGTCATTGAATTTCAAATGATGCATATGGATGCAGGTATACTAGTTCAGCTTCCATTGCCAAAACAtataaatgaagagaaaattCTTGGAGAAATCAGCATTGAAAAGGATGTAGATGGTTTTCATCCTCTCAACATTGGTAAACTTGCAATGAAAGGAAGAAATCCTCTTTTCCTTCCTTGCACCCCCAAGGTAATAAACTAAATTTCGGGTTTGTATATAGTTAGTTGTCTGGTAGTTTAGATTGAAGTTGGGAAATGATTATTATTCTCTTGAACAGGGATGTATTGAACTTCTAAGAAGAAGTGGCATTACTATGAAAGGAAAGAAGGCAGTTGTAGTTGGTAGAAGCAATATTGTCGGTTTGCCAGTCTCATTACTACTTCTTAAAGAAGATGCTACAGTCACCATGGTTCACTCGCATACTATAGATCCTGAAAACATTATCCGTGAATCAGACATTGTTATTGCTGCAGCAGGTCAGGCAGCGATGGTAAGTAAAATGAGTATATGCTTCTTCATATCCTGAGGCAGGTAACTGATTTATTGTGAAATTGTAGATAAAGGGAAGCTGGATAAAACCGGGGGCAGCAGTTATCGATGTTGGAACAAATGCAGTTGATGATCCAACAAGAAAAACTGGGTATAGGCTGGTGGGTGATGTAGACTTCAAAGAAGCAAGCAAAGTTGCAGGATTTATAACTCCAGTTCCAGGAGGAGTTGGACCAATGACAGTTGCAATGCTACTAAAGAATACTCTTGATGGAGCCAAGAAAACCTTCGAGCAGTAGGTAAACTTGTAACCCTAAAAGCTGCTTTCACTTCTTAATGCGCTCGGTTTCACTTCTAAACACTAAGATTGTTGTGTAGAACTATAATAAGTTTCTTTTCTTTGGTGCAAAATAAAATCGGGTtaagttttctttttatatGGTCAATAGATTTTGGTTATTGAATCATATGATCCCTAGATTACTGGTTTTCAAAACTTGTATTTACCCTAAAAAAACCGAGCTCTTAGTCTCTGCTAAGATCCGGGAAATATTCAGATTGGGACTCAAAGTTCAAACAAATCCCAATATGAATGAGCCACACTATATAATAATAGAGTAATTTCAACTTTATTacaaattattcattttcaaacataactgcttcaattttatttcattacattACATTAGGCTCTTTCCAACCACACAAATATAAGCTCTTCTGAATTCGTGCACGATATTGCTTTTGTCGATTAGGCGTCATCATAGATAAATCATCTTCAATGCATCTTCCCACATCAAGGCTAAAATGGTCTTTAACTCCATTAACCGGCGAATTCATATCATGTTCGTGTAGAGATCGCTTGTCAAGCCAGGCAATTATATCAAAGAACACGATGTCCACATTTTTATCTGGCTCGCCGGATGTCAAGCCATGCCACATTCCTGGATAGAGCTTCATGGTCTTGTCAGCACTGCTGGCTCGTTCGAATAATGCCTTGCTCACTTCTGGGTCAGTCACCTTGTCGGATTCACCATGCAACACTAAGAAAGGCATCGTGATCTAACATAGAATGCACGACAAATGATACAGGATTAAACGATTTTCACGAAAATTAAATCAATACGAAGTTACTAACCTCGCTCAAGGTATTCTCGAGATGCATGCTAGTTCTTAGCAACTCCAATGCCGTCTTTAGTCTAGGTTTGTCTTGATATATCATTTTGTTACTTCGAACCTATTAATGTCCAATTAAATTGAATGGTTAATTTAGTTTGATTAGTTAAAaagaataacaaaaataaatgttaccAATTCACGTTTAATCGAGTCCTTAAATGCAGCATCGATGACGTCTTTAGAGGGAACAATCTTCCATTTGGGTATGATATCTTCTACCTTAGTCAAGATATTCACGACCACGGGATGTGGTTTGACCTTCTCCGATATCTATcacaaaataatatgttttatcGAGAGTCTATGTCAATTGTTAATTCACAAAACGTTACCAATTACCTTACACATGGGCGCAACAAGAACCGCGCCATTCCAAAAACTCGGGTCCTTCCTATGAATAAGTAGAGCCACGGCCCCTCCCATTGACTCGCCGTACAAGAACCTCTTCTTCTCCTTATACTCTTCTAGTCCtaataaacttatataaatcaatatttgaactagatat
Proteins encoded:
- the LOC124911449 gene encoding bifunctional protein FolD 2, giving the protein MASESEQKSATIIDGKAIAQTIRNEIASEVSILSQKYGKVPGLAVVIVGNRKDSQSYVSMKRKACAEVGIKSFDVDLPEQVSESELIARVHELNAQQDIHGILVQLPLPKHINEEKILGEISIEKDVDGFHPLNIGKLAMKGRNPLFLPCTPKGCIELLRRSGITMKGKKAVVVGRSNIVGLPVSLLLLKEDATVTMVHSHTIDPENIIRESDIVIAAAGQAAMIKGSWIKPGAAVIDVGTNAVDDPTRKTGYRLVGDVDFKEASKVAGFITPVPGGVGPMTVAMLLKNTLDGAKKTFEQ
- the LOC124911683 gene encoding caffeoylshikimate esterase-like — translated: MEYVYEEEYILNERGVKLFTCKWLPSSSSPPKALVFLCHGYGMECSNFMKECGIKLASFGYGVFGLDYEGHGKSSGRRCYIKSFNNVVEDCTRFFGSICGLEEYKEKKRFLYGESMGGAVALLIHRKDPSFWNGAVLVAPMCKISEKVKPHPVVVNILTKVEDIIPKWKIVPSKDVIDAAFKDSIKRELVRSNKMIYQDKPRLKTALELLRTSMHLENTLSEITMPFLVLHGESDKVTDPEVSKALFERASSADKTMKLYPGMWHGLTSGEPDKNVDIVFFDIIAWLDKRSLHEHDMNSPVNGVKDHFSLDVGRCIEDDLSMMTPNRQKQYRARIQKSLYLCGWKEPNVM